One Pelodiscus sinensis isolate JC-2024 chromosome 9, ASM4963464v1, whole genome shotgun sequence genomic window, GAGTTTGTGATGACTGACATGGGAGGGCGTACAGTGTAATGCTTCAGAGAAGAGTATTTTAAAGTGGTCTGTGCAGAAAGCTAGTGCATATTTTACTTAAATATAGCAGAGAAAATTCAATTTTTGTACAAATTGTTCCTTAGATGCTTTTGAAGTCTGAAACGTTAGGATTTTCATCCTACTGTAAGTGCAGCCTTGGTGATCTGACCTTGGAATCCCTGTGGACAGCTCTGTAACGAAGGATGAGCTAATGTATATAGTGCAGCATATCCACACAGCTAATAAGGTTAGATGTGCAAATAACGTTCTCAGAGCAACACTACTTCAGTATACAATATGCTGGcactgtctgattttttttaaatttgattttccAGTTGCCATGTACATTTTCGGAGCTGGCAATCTTGGCATATTGTGCATTGAATGTTGACAAACCTCTCATAATTGTTCTGCTGTGTGATTCAAGGACAGTTGGCCGTGTGCCATTTTTCACACTAATGTCTGGCATACAGAGCTGGTGTCTCTCTTGGAACTCTTACTGGTTTGGCTAACAAGGAAGTGAAATCATTCTGGTGCCTGGATTGGAATAACGTCTGTGTTCTTCACCACTTTACAGAGAGGCAAGAAGAGAAGCTGAAGAACAACAACAGGGACCTGTCAATGGTAAGAATGCTGTAAATTAGGGGCAATGCCCACACTAGTGAAGGGCTCAATCTTGAGCTCTCCAGGAGGTACAGGGTCACCCTTAACGTCTAAGGCTCTAAAACAGAGCGAGTAGGTGCTCATATTCACTTGTCTTCATGGGCTACACCTTTGACATCTGCAAGCTGCAGTGTGGCTCACCGAGTTCTACACTCAGTGTCCCCTTCTCTTCACGCATAGCTTCTTTAATTCTcattccccctcactctccatTGTCCTAGTGAGCTGACTGCATTTgtcatttcccttccctccttatGGTTCCTGGGGACTTCCTTTCTGTATGCGTCGTCACCTCTTGGTTAACAGGACAGCCTCGAGCAATCCTTTTCCTCCACAAGCTCTTCGCACCCGTTGTGCCACTCATGGCTGTTTCAGTATTTGTCGTTCTTCAGCCCctcttaagatttttttttttgttttttggcctggTCTCCTCTCCTACAAGCTGAGAGAGTAAGCGGCAAGGTTGCCTTCTCTTTTGATCCTGAGGCTGCTGCACACCCTCTGTATTCAGTGTTAAAGCCTCTAAGCCCTAACTGCGGGACTTGTCTTCATTTTTAGCTGGAAAATGtatctggcattgcttgggtccttacctcaaataagtattgtttttcttcctttaaatcgttgctctggggtggggctgggaatgaagggttcagtatgcaggctgccacgGAAAGAGAGGACAATCCTAGCCCTCTCTCACTTCAGCAGAGTGTGGCCAGCTTGTAGCCAGTGCTGcactccagcgggcacagctgggggaggggtgcatgtcccctggctgggggacagacatgCAGATAGACACGCAAACAGACAAACACTCTGAAATAGAAAGTagagagctgtccctttctccacccctgctggcccagtccccatctctggaccCTTGTTGTCCCTCTATGGTCATTCTGCAGCATACCTGCCTTCTGCCAGTCcctttccttttcattttatgagaaacaattgagtTCCAcccacatcccattatcctggcacaaccaaactctgaacttgctttaagttctaataagaggaagctgcatatcaaatttggtcaTCCTAGTTCtgacagtttaggaggagttcttgaacagatggacTCACAGTAAGATCTAATGGCTTCTTTCTGCATTAGCTGTCAATAATGAACCTCTCTGACCTCTCTGATTGCAGGTTCGAATGAAGTCCATGTTTGCAATTGGCTTTTGCTTCACTGCCCTCATGGGCATGTTCAACTCCATGTAAGTATCAGCTGTGTCTGGCTCTTCTCTCCCCCGCTGCCAGAGTCTTCCAAGTGAATGTATCCCATCCATGCCCTCTCTCCCTTGCCACTTGGACTCATTCTTCTGATGTTCATGGGGTTCCGTTGAGAGCTGCACCTAACGTGTGTAAAATGGATCAAACTGTAGCTCTATTCCTTTTTGATAGGGAGTTGCAGCCTGCGACTCTGCATGTCACAGCGCTTGGCATGGAGCATTGCGTGCAGGGATTCTCCTGCCTGCATTTTAGCCACAACTGAACGTGCCCGCTGTTCTGCAATATATGGCCAGGATGAAAATCTGGCTAATCCAAAATAGCTGTGTGGAGCTCAGGCAGTCTTCTGCAGTCTCAAGACCTTTCTGTCACCTCTGCGTTGGCTGCTTCGTTGCTTTCTAAAAACGGTACTGGCTTTTCCCCCCAAAGCTGAGacgccaaaaaaaaaataaaaaaagattttggACTTGACTAGGATGTTTCTATAAGCTCTACTTTTCATGTAGTACCGCCAGAATATTTTCTTTGTCTTTAAGAATGTAATACTAGAGCAATCACTGGAGAGCtacaaaatccccccccccccccccccccaaacacacacacacaaaaatgctgGAGGATTTCAGTCCACAGCAATCATGACTAGTCCTATGTTCTAGTTTGATTGTTGGTCTCTGGATTTGTGGAATGTGTCTCAAATTTAATTGATCATTCACAAATCTATCCCTATCTGCTGTTGTGTTATCACCTCCCCATCACCAGTAATGCCAGCCTCAGCTCCTTATTTGTCTACCTCTCTCATAATAATCTTCACAGTTTCTTCTGTGCAGCTCTTTATGTGGGACACCCTCTCTGAATTTGACCATAAAGCCATTTTCTGGTCCTTCCCCAAGTCCCAAATCTGCCATCATGCTTACATAAAATTTAAAGGCTGAATGAGTCCCTGGGGGACAATGACACTTGATGTATTTTGGAAAGGGTGAATGTAGTTTCTCTCAGCTTTTTTCTTGTTGAAAATTGGAGCTGTAATACACAGTTTGGGGGTTGTACtagatggccttctgaggtctcttccaatcatcttctatgattctacagttcAGGGATGGGAGGGACAAATGCAAGAAGGCTGGCTTGACTACTAAAAGCAGAAAGCCAGGTTGAGGATCCAGATGATCTATTCAGGATAATCTCTTTGTAAGTTGGTAGGCTCCATGGAGAAGGTATGTCTGCTAGGGCAATCTGCAGGTGAATTCTTGATTGAAAATCAGGCAGATAGGGGTGTCTGGTGAGGGAAGTTACCTGCTGTGCCTCTTGGTACTCTCCAGACATGAACACCTTTTCCCATTAGTCCTGAatctcacccagctctgccaaagAATTCCCTAAAAGAACATGTGCCTTAAAACCTAGGTTACCTGCCAGAAGAGAAGGTAGGTACCTCAAGGTATCACCTCTGAGCTACTCttatgtccccacagcaggaataACACAGACTCCTAAAATACTGGGGATGGTACAAGGAGGCAAACATCCGTTCCTAGCCCTTCTGCCAAACTGCTTGTGAGGTGTAAGCGAAGTCGGCACATGGTAGAGCCATAGCTCTGTGGGAATGCCTTTCCACAGGAAAGAATGCTCATTTAGAAGCTTTTGAAACCAGAAACACCTGTTAGAAAATCAGCACTTGAGGAAAAAATAACTTCACGCTCTGAGTGCACGCTGATGCAGCATGGTACATGCACTGCTTCAAAGGGTCATATTGGTGGTCTGGTTTGTGAAGCTGAATCTCTTCTAGTCTGCTCAAATTCACACCATCACTCCAGCTCTAGAATGTAGTACTGAATGCTTCCCGCCTCCTAGAGCTGCACAAGTACCTTTTGAATATCTAACGCCCCTGCTCTGAAGAGTGAATGCAGAGAGAGAATATTGTATTAAAAGGAATCTTTCCAGGGCAGGTGCCCACATCCCTTTTGATTACTGATAAATGCAGCAGATTGAAAAAACAGAGTTGGGCTTCAGTTTGTTTTCTATGCACACCCCTCTAGTATATAAATCCACCAGTCTACATAAAGTAACTGTAGGGCTGAGAGAGGAGCAGGGGTAAAGTAACAGGAGGATAATTGAGTGTTACATGGAAAAGCCTATGTCTGATCTGGCTTTTAAAAAGCAGGTGTCAGAACTTGAGGATGTTGATTAGGAAGTTCCTAGTCTGTATCCCACAAACCTTTGTCAGCAATTTATCCAACCATTAATCCCTGATAGGTTGGCCTCCAGGAGGGACGCCTTGTCATTGCACAGCATGTGATGAGGGAGGCCTGCACAGTGCAGCCAGTGGATGACTGGCCGTTGTGATGTGGTGGTGTGAGGATGGCAGGTGTGTACGTATATTAGTCTCTCTGGTTTTGTGCACATGAAGGTGAAGCAATGTGACTTTTCTAGGTTTTTGACTTGCTCTTGTATCGGGCTTTGTCCTCTTGGAGGCCtgtttgattgattgattgtaAACCCTTACATCTGTTTTTCTGCAATCCAGGCTGAGTACCACTTCTCTGTGCTGGGTGCTTATTCGGCTTCTCACGCTAagtcatctattttttttttttttttcccctccagattTGACGGCCGAGTGGTggcaaaacttccttttattcccCTCTCCTACATCCAGGGCCTGTCTCACCGCAACCTGCTGGGGGAGGATTACACTGACTGCTCCTTCATCTTCCTCTACATTCTCTGTACCATGTCTATCCGGCAGGTGAGTGCTGTGCTGCTTCCTATGGGTGGAGAATGGAGCAGGCATTGATCTGCCACCCAGTAAGTAGTAGCATGCACCCAGTTACCAATTTATCACACGTAGTCTGCCTTTGTTCAAAGCTTTCAGATTAGCCTTTGGTTCCCGTAGGCTTAGCTGTCAAAGGAAAAGTGCAGAAAAGTCTCACTTTATATGAGGTCTTATCTCAGCCCATGAAGGAGACATGGCAAAAGTCAACAGGGTTGCTCCAGAACATTCAGATGAGGCCAGTAGATGATGATGGCTCCAGTTCTGAAGCCAGTGGAGGTGGGCTCGACACGTTAAGCTCATCAAAGCACACACTATTTTGAGAACATTGTCTCAACTCTGTGGACCCAGGCTCGGAGGCTCATTCCTGGGTGCAGTGTAGAATAGCCCTAACGTAAGCTGCCTTGGTACTCCAAAAGGCTCAATCTGCATCCAAAAAATCTGCTGTGGAAGCAGTCTGCATTTTTCTCAAGCGCCttattctcttccctccccttgcctGCTCAacacatgtctctctctctctctctctctctctctctctcgaataGTTTTCCCTTCAGAGTATTCTCTGTTCCTGATCACCAGTGGATAGAGTAATTTATACAACGGGGGTCTGGTGTGACACAGTGCAAGGCCATTTTAGGGAACACGGTTAAGAATTTACCACCGTAGTAGACTGTGACCCATACAGAGGCCCTTCTGCTGCAAGTAAGAAGCGCTGTCCTTGAAAATGGGAAGCTTCTTTGCAGTTAGGGATAGGTGCCTTGCCCAACCAGTGATGCCATCATTTTACCAGCTGCACTGTGCTAAAGCAGGGTTAACGGTGAAGGAGCTGTTTAACTGACAGTAGAGCTGCTATTAGCATGTGACTAGGTGGGATGGAGTGTCAGTCTGTGTTGGGGAGGACCAGTGGGACTTGAGTGCTGCTGACAGAGTGTTCCGCTTGTTGAATTTCCcccagggagtggggagaggctaATAGATGCTGGAAGTTGGGTTAATGTTGATGCGCTTAGCTGGTTCTCTATTTTTATCTTTCCTTTTTCTTGGTTCTCTTCCTGAATGCTTGCTGCTTATTTCTCCTTGACTCGCAGATCTCTGATGCTTTTCCTCTGGAGGTGCCAAGGGACTTAGAAACTCTTACAGCAGGTCAGCAGAGGAAATTGATGTTGAGCCAGCTTTAACAGAGGGGTCAGGATGGGCTTGGTGAAGTGTCTCAGTAATAGAGTGACAGCTCCTATACCCCCAAATAAGAGCATATTAATGGATCAAACcaattctctccctccttccacagcagggTCCTGCATTAAATCAGCGCTCTGTCCAGTCTTGTGTGAAGGAACAAGGCAAACAAATTAGCAAACAGCCATCAACTCCACTGACGTCTTATTAAATGCTGTCAGCACAGCAGGTGCTCAGTGCGGTTTCCCTGGCCTGGGTCTAGGCTAGTAGGTGCAGTGCTGTTGTCTTGTTTGTGGATTCTGTGTCATGCACTGGGAGGCTTTTTGTGTGTTCTGCAGTGTCTGCCCCGCAATGACTAGCCAGAGCCTTGCAGTCCCCTGGGGAAACTCTCCTTGCCACCAGTGTGTTCCAGTGGGGTTCCATGCCTTTCTGTTCTGATACCAGTAGACTCTTTTGCACTCCTGAAAGGCCATGTGCAGAGAGAGTGAAACTCGGATTGTGCTGGCTGCTGCATGTTTTCACCGCTCCAGTTGGATATTTGGCATTTTTCAGCCACTGAATTGGCCTAGTGGCTTTTTTACATGTTTAAAGAGAAAAATCCCAAGGTAAATTCCTGTTTTGGCTGTTTCCTGCTGTCTCCTGTGATGAAACAGACTGGAAGCAGCACCAAACGAATGGCTAGACATAAGCACTTTGGGTTTTGCTACTAGTATTTGGCTTGTTCAGGCCAAGAAGCCTTCAAGAGGAAATTCCAGGAAGGGTTTTTACTTGTGCCGGGGAGTCCCTGctaaggctctggggtggggaagtAGCAGCATTGCTTTGGGAAGGCTATTTCAGCTGTGCTGTTTCATATGCTGATGCCTCActagtttaactttttttttttttttaaacctgtagAACTGACATGCGTTGTACTCCCAGCACTACGTTACGAGGCAGCTCTTCCTTCTATACTCAAATATTTTGCTTCTAAGCCAGGGGTTCTCAACTTTTTTCTTTCTGGGGCTTTCCCAATATGCTGTTACAACTCTACAGCTCACTTGTGGCACAATGACACTTCTTTTGCATATAAATCCCAGGATCAGCATTAGGGGTTACCAAGCAGGTCAGTTGCCTGGAGTCCCATACCACATGTGGCCCCACAATACTGAGTTGCTCAAACTTCTGCTTCAGCTCAAGTGATGGGA contains:
- the TMCO1 gene encoding calcium load-activated calcium channel isoform X2; translation: MSTMFADTVLIVFISVCTALLAEGITWVLVYRTEKYKRLKAEVEKQSKKLEKKKETITESAGRQQKKKIERQEEKLKNNNRDLSMVRMKSMFAIGFCFTALMGMFNSIFDGRVVAKLPFIPLSYIQGLSHRNLLGEDYTDCSFIFLYILCTMSIRQISDAFPLEVPRDLETLTAGQQRKLMLSQL